The genome window CCAGCGGGATGCCGTCCTCCAGCACCTGTACGCGGCCGCTGCGGCTTTCGTAGAGGCCGCGCAGCATGATCTGCGGCAGCGCGCCGGTGCCGGTCTCGTCGAACACCTTGATGCCCGGCACCTTCTGCAGCGCGTCGTCCAGCGAGCGGTTGGCGCCGGTGCGCAGCTGCGTGCTGTCGATCACCTGGCGGCTGCCGGCGTAGTGCTGCACGTCCTCGACCGTGGAGCGGCCGAGCAGGCTGCCCTGCACCTGCACCGCGTCGAGCTGGCGGATCCGCGCCTGGGCGTCGGCGTCGGGCGGGGTGTCCTCGGCGCGCGCGCTGGAGGGGGCAAGCATGGCGGCGACGAGGGCGACGGCCAGCAGCGAAGGGGAAAGCGAAGCGATCAAGACGACGACTCCAAGGGCACGAAACGGTCAGGGACTGCGCAGGTCGGCCGCGCGCTGGCGCAACGCGGCCTGCAGCAGCGCGCGGTCTTCGCCGGCGAACAGCCACTGCAGGTCCGCCTGTGCCAGCCAATGCGCGCGCTGCGCGGCGTCGCGGGGATTGGGGCAGAACGGCACGCCGGCGGCACGGCAGGCCGCGGCGATCGCCAGCAGGTGTTCCCAGACCTGCGGATGGGTGGGCTGCGGGCCGACGCCCAGGTCCAGCGCCAGGTCCAGCGCGCCTTCCATCACCAGCGACACACCGGGCACCTGCAGGATCTGCGGCAGGGCGCGCACGCCGGCGACGCTCTCGATCATCGGGATCACGCGCAGGCGTTCGCGGCTATGGGCGATGTAGTCGGCCAGGCCCACGCTACCGAAGCCGGTGACGCGGCCGCCGGTGATGCCGCGGCGGCCGTGCGGCGGGAAGTGCGCCGCGGCGACCGCACGCTCGGCCTGCTCGGCGCTGTCCAGTCCGGGCAGGACCACGCCGCGGGCGCCGGCGTCGAGCACCCGGCCGATCAGCTTGGCGTCGACCTCGGGCACCCGCACCCAGGCTTCGCAGCCGCCCAGCTCGCAGGCGCGGATGGCATGTTCCAGCTCGGCTGGCGAGCGCAGCACGTGTTCCAGATCCAGCACCGCGAAGTCGTAGCCGACATGGCCGAACATCTCGCACAGCAGGGCACTGGGTAAGGAGTTGAGCAACCCGATCTTGCTGGCCATGGGGGAGGGCGAGCGGAGCTGGGGAAGGGAGCGCAATCCTGACGGAAACGAGAATGCTTATCAAGACGATTCGTAGCGGGCGTTCACAGTCGCTGTAGACGTTTTCTGTGCGCTACCGCGCTTTTCCCCGCAGCGACTTGCTCTCCGAAGAGGAGTCGCTTTTGCGAATCCCGATTCCCGATTCCCGATTCCCCAATCCCCAATCCCCAATCCCCAATCCCAGCCGCCAAGCGCTCAGCGTGCGGCGGCGCGCAGCCCCCGGTACGGCGGCGTCGCCATCACCATCTCCGCCAGCGAATACGCCAGCTCGCGCTCGGCCATCACCGTGCCGTCGGCGCCGTGGTCGAGCAGGTGCTTGACCTCGGCATCGCTGTGCGCGCGCGCCAGCAGGGTCAGCGCCGGGTTCAGCGCACGCAGCTTGGCCAGCGCCTCGCCGGCCTCCAGCGGCTGCGGGATCGCCAGGATCGCGATCTTGGCCTTCTCCGGATGCGCCTCGGCCAGCACGCGGTCGGCGGCGGCGCTGCCGCGGATGCCGGGGATGCCGTCGGCGTGGGCGCGTTCGACATGGTCGCGGTTGTCGTCGATCACCAGCACCGGCACGCCGCGCTCGCGCAGCACCGCCGCCAGCGCGCTGCCGACCCGGCCGTAGCCGATCACGATGGCGTGGTCGGCCAGGTCCAGCGATGGGCCCGGCGGCAGTTCCGGTTCCACCGTCACCGGCGCTTCCACGGCCTGGCGCGCCTGCCAGCGGTCCAGCCAGGAGAACAGCAGCGGGTTGGCGATGATCGACAGCAGTGCGCCGGCGAGGATCAGGTCGCGGCCGGTCTCGGGCAGGATCGCCAGGCTCACGCCCAGGCCGGCGAGGATGAAGGAGAACTCGCCGATCTGCGCCAGGCTGGTGGAGATGGTCAGGGCGATGCCAGTGGGATGGCCGAACGCCCGTACGATCACGAAAGCGGCCAGCGACTTGCCGACGGTGATGGTCAGGAACGTGGCCAGCACCTGCCAGGGATGCTCGAGCAGGATGTGCGGGTCGAACAGCATGCCCACCGAGACGAAGAACAGCACCGCGAAGGCGTCGCGCAGCGGCAGCGAGTCGCTGGCGGCCTTGTGGCTGAGTTCGGATTCCTTCAGCAGCATGCCGGCGAAGAACGCGCCCAGTGCGAACGACACACCGAACAGGGTCGCCGAGCCGAACGCCACGCCCAGCGCGATCGCCAGCACCGACAGGGTGAACAGCTCGCGCGAGCCGGTCGCGGCGACCTTCTCCAGCGCCCACGGGATGGCGCGGCGGCCGACCACCAGCATGACCGCCACGAACGCCGCCATCTTCAGCAGGGTGACGCCGAGCGCGCCGAGGATCGCACCGGTGTCGGCGCCCTTGCCGCCGAGCGCGTCGGCCAGCGCCGGCAGCAGCACCAGCGCCAGCACCATCACCAGGTCCTCCACGATCAGCCAGCCGACCGCGATGCGCCCGCGCAGGGTTTCCAGCAGGCGCCGTTCCTCCATCGCCCGCAGCAGCACCACGGTACTGGCCACCGACAGCGCCAGGCCGAACACCAGGCCGTGCAGGGTCGGCCAGCCCATGCTCCAGGCCAGGCCCCAGCCGAGCAGGGTGGCGACCGCGATCTGCGCCAGCGCGCCGGGGATCGCGATCCACTTCACTTCCATCAGGTCTTCGAGCGAAAAGTGCAGCCCCACCCCGAACATCAGCAGCATCACGCCCAGTTCCGACAACTGGTTGGCCAGCGCCTGGTCGGCGACGAAGCCCGGCGTGAACGGTCCCACGCAGATGCCGGCCACCAGGTAGCCGACCAGCGGCGAGAGCTTGAGACGGTGGGCGAGCGTACCGAAGAGGAAGGCGAGCGCGAGCCCGACCGCGATGATGTCGATGAGACTGGTGTCGTGATGCATTCAGGATCGCAGAACAAGGGAGCCCCGAGTGTCGCCGATCGGGGCTTTTGTCGGCAAATCGGCGTGCGGCGCCGAAGGGCTGGCGAAGCTTGGGGCGTGACACCTGAAGTCAGCCTCGAACTGCTGTGCCGATAGGTGCTGCGCGCGGATGGGAACCGGAACAGTTGGTCCGCAGCGCATGTCCCCAGCACCGCGCAGGTCGGTGATGGGCGCGGCTCGCCGGCGCTGCTGCTGCGCAGTCGGTGCACTGGGCAGTGTCCCATCGCTGCCTCCGGCCCCACTCCCTGACAGCGTGACTGGGATGGAGGTCGCAGTGATCGCGCTACGCGCGCAACTCCCTGTCAGGAAAGACATTACACCGCATGATGGACGTTAACTGTCTACTGTTTCGGCCCATGCCCTGGTGTATGTTTGCGCCCATTGGTGTCCTGCCAGGACCAGGGTGGCATGGCTAGACTGAAGACTTTCGCGAGCGGAATCCTCCTGAGTGCGGTGTACTGCGCGGCCTACCTGGCCGTGTGGCACTGCTCTCTGGATCAATGGTTCCTGCCGATCGGACTGCGTACCGCAGCGCTGCTGTTTCTCCCCTATCGGCTCTGGCCCTACGTTTTCTTGGGAGATGCGGCGGCGCTGTTGAGCATGCGCGTGCCGATGATCGATGAGGGCGGAGCGGATCCGCTCTGGGCATACGGCAGTTCGCTCCTGTTGATGCCGGCGTTCTCGTTGCTGCCCTGGGCGGTCCGGCGCGGTCTTCCTGATTTCCGGGCCGAGCCGAGCTGGCTGCCCCTGATCTGCCTCTGTGCGGCGTTGTGGGCGGTGCTGGTCAACAAGGGCGCCAACTGGTTGTTGGATGGGCCTGCCGCCTACATCAATCTGGAAAACACGCTGAAGTTCTGGATAGGTTTCTATCTGGGTATCGTCATGTTCGTCTTTCCCGCACTGCTGTGGGTCAGGCGAGCAGAGGGGGATGCAAGTACCCGAAAGACGGTTCTGCACAGCGCAGGCGTCGCCGCGTTGCTCATGGGCGTCATGTTTGGGGTCGCGATGCAGGCCGAGGGCGTCCTGCGCCAGTTCATTCTGGTTCTGATGATTACGCCGGCCGTCTGGTTGACGTTCAAGCATGCCTGGCGGGGCGCTGCGATCGGTGTGGTCATGGCCAACTTCGCGGTGGCCATGTCCCTGCCAAAGACCAACTACGCCGGTGCCTACGATGCAGATACGTTGCAGGTGCAGTTGTTGATCGCCTTTGCGGTGACTGCGCTAGCGTCCCTTGGCGCCAGGTTGTCTGTGGCCTTCGACCAGGCGCAACGCTTCGGCTTCGCCGAAAGGGAGGCGCTGCAGGTGGCCCAGGCCAGCTACATGTCGGCCGAGCGGACCCTGCGCAATCGTGTGGTCGAGTACACCGACATCCACGTGCACATCAACAAGTTGCGCCGCGACATCGCCACCACGCTGAAGGAGCACGGCCACTACGCCGCGGCGATGGAAATGAACCGCACCGGGGTGATCCAGGCGCAGTTGCTGGACGACTACGTCGCCGCGTTGTATCCGCTGGATATCGAAACCCATGGCCTGTACGGCGCGCTGAACTCCATCGCCTTCGCCAATGCCTGCGATACCGAGGTCGAGGCGCGTCTGCACGGCGATTCGCGGCGGCTGTCGATCGGACTGCAACTGGCGGCGTACCGCTGCGTGCTCAATGCCATGGAGATCCTGCCCAATGCGGGCCGGCACATGATCGCGGCGCGGGTCTGGTCGGCGCGCGGCAAGCGCGGCGTGGTGGTGACGGTGGAAGCCGACGCGGCGATGCCGGGCGGCGGCCGCAAGCGTCACGGCGCCGATGAGATCGACTGGGAGCTGGCCAGTCGGTTGAAGGCCCATGACGGCACCTGCCGGCGCCGTCATGAGCGAAAGATCAGTTTCCTGATCTCCGAGCCACTGGAAAAGACCGTTACTTCTTGATGGTCACGGTCCAGACGTCGCCGTCGGCGCTGCTGGCCAGCTGTACGGTGAAGTAGCGCGCATCGTAGACCACGGTGCCGCGGCTGCTGTCGAAGGTGTCGACGGTGCTCACCCGATCCACGTCCTTGCCCATCGGCGTCACCCATGCGGTGTCGCCGACGCGGCCGATCGCGCCACGCACCTGACCGGTGCTGTCGTTGATCTGCAGGTAAGTCACGCCATTACGCTCGAACTGGTAGATGCGCGCCGAGCCGTTGGTAGACAGATTGGTCGCCGCCGGCGCGCTTTCGCCTAGACCGCGGATGGCGATGGGGGTGCCGACACCGCCACCCGGACAGCAGCTCTGCGCATAGGCGCTGGACGCTAGCGCCGAGCAGGCCACGATGCCTGAGAGCACCGCTATTTTTGAACTTTTCCACATGACACGATCCTTCCCCAGAGGGGTTTTTTTGCCTGCCGTTCAGGCGATTCCACATTACGCGAATCGCAACAGGCCACTGTTGACAAATAAATAATCGATTCATACTTGTGATGCGGCTCACGCTTATTTATCCAGGGAAACTCCCTGCAAATCACCGCATCGGTTGGCTCAGGTATGGCCCCAGGTCGCGCAGCATCGCGTCGACCGTCCGGCATCGCCGGGGCGTCGGGCGCGGTGCTTCTTGCAGTTTCCATGCCATACATTGCAGGTCTACCTTCAAGGCGCAGCGGCGCGGTGTTTTCGTTAAGCGCGTCGTTGCAGGCGGGCATATTGATGGATCTTCGGTGCGGGCCGCACTGCATAACGAATGTCGTGGTCTATGGTTTGCTCGTTGCAACGCGAGTAAATCTATCCTGCCTTCGCCTGGTATTTTTTTGAATGCGATAAGGATAGACCTTATCGCAGCTGGCGATCACTGGGCCGGCGAGATGGCTATAACCGAATGGGCCGATGTTTTCGATCGCGCGACGAATGCTTGACGCTTTCGTGCAACTGTCTGGCGCGATCAGGTGGAGCGTGGCTGAAAACCCGCGACCGGAGCGGGTGACTCCAAGGTGCGATGCGTTGCCGAATGGCGTCTGCAATGCCGGTGCGCACGTCGCCCCGAACCCTCATCGCCGCCGCGGCGCTGCGCTGCGTCTCCCGACGCCTGCGGGCGGCAGCGTGGCAGCGCCCCAGGCCCGATGCCGCTAGCTTGGGGGCGGTACCGGTATCGCCGGTGGCGAACGCGGCGGCGGTGTCGGGGCACCGCCGCCACAGACGCGTCACCCAGCTCGCGTCACCAGCTGTAGTTGACGTTGGCGTAGGCGAATGCGCCGTTGAAGCCGAACGGCGAGGACGTGCTGTACGGCAGATAGGTGCGGGTGCCGGCACCGGCGCGCGAGCGGTCCGGATACTCGTTCAGCACGTTGTCGCCGCCGACGGTGACGCGCCAGCGGCCCAGGGTGTAGGCGGCCGACAGATCCAGCGTCCACTTGGCCGCATAGGTCTGGTCGGCGGCGGGCGTGGTGCCGAAGTCGGTGAACTCGCCCCAGCGCGTGGCGGTGGCGGTGAAGGCCCAGGCGCCCGGCGACCACACGCTGCTCAGGAAGAACTTGTCGCGCGGCGAGCCGCGAGTGATGCGGCCGATCTCGGCACGGCCGATGCGCACCGCGGTCGGGTCGATCGCTTCCAGCACCGCCGGGTTGCCGGCGATCTTCTCGATGTCGGTCTTGTTGTAGTTGTAGCCGGCGGTCAGATCGAGGCTGCTGGCGGGCAGCGCCAGCTTGTAGGTGCCGATCGCGTCCACGCCCTGGGTCTTGGTGTCGATGGCGTTGGTGAAGTAGCGGCCGCCGCCGATGCCGGCGTAGCCGTTGCCCTGCAGGTAGTTGCGCACGGCGGCGGAGGTGAGGTTCTCCGAGAGCACGATGCGGTCGTCGATGTCGATGCGGTAGGCGTCGAGGGTGATGTAGAGCGCGTCCACCGGCTGCAGCACCAGGCCCAGGCCGTAGTTCTTGGACTTCTCCGCCTTCAGCGGTTCGGCGCCGAGCGCGATCGCCGCCGGGTTGTCGGTGCGGAAGGTGCCGATCTCGAACGGCGTGGCGGCGATGCTGCCGTCGGGCTGGGCGACGTTGATGAAGTTGGTGGCGACCGACTGGAAATACTGCTGCTGCAGCGACGGCGCGCGGAAGCCGGTGGAGGCGGTGGCGCGCAGCGCGACCTTGGGGCTGAAGGCGTAGCGCAGCGAGAGCTTGCCGGTGGCGGTGTCGCCGAAATCGCTGTAGTTCTCGTAGCGCCCGGCCAGGCCGGCGGAGAACTTGTCGGTGATGTCGCCTTCCAGGTCCAGATAGGCCGAATAGCTGTTGCGGTCGTAATGGCCGGAGTCGCTGGGCTTGAAGCCGGCGAACACCTGCGCGCCCGGCAGCAGGGTGCCGTTGGCCGAAGGGATGCCGCCGTTGACGTAGGACGCCGGCTCGCCCGGCGACTCGTTGAACTTCTCGCCGCGCCATTCGGCGCCGAAGGCCAGGGTGAGCGGGTAGGCCAGGCCGACCTCCAGCGATTTGCTGAAGTCGGCGTTGAGCACGTTCTGGGTGACCTGCAGCGCACCGGCGTAGAACTCGGTGGGGCTGGCCAGGCCCAGGCTGTTGTTGAGGCTGTGGCGCACGTCGAAGCTCAGGTCGTTGCGGCCGTAGTTGTAGCTGAGGTCGATGGCCAGGCCGCCGGCGGTGCTGGACTTAACCCCGCCGACCCAGGACACGTCCTTGCTGACGTTGTAGATCTGCGGCAGGAAGCCGTTGGGGTAGATCTCCGGGCGGTTGCGGTTGTCGCCGGACCAGCGGAAGTAGCCGTTGGACAGCACCTCGCGGCGGCTGAGCATCGCGTAGGAATAGAAGGTGATGTAGTCGGCCGGGCTGTACTGGCCGTTGTAGGAGAACGCGCCCTGGTCCACGTCGGGGTCGCCGTAGCGCTGCTGCACCTGGCCCTGGTAGGGCGTGGCGCGGTCGGTCTGGTCCTGGTGCCCGGCCTGCGCGGCGAAGTGCACGCTGCCGGTCTCGGCGAAGGTGAGGCCGGCATCGCCGGAGAGCTGGTACTGCTCGCCGTCGCCGGCGCTGTACTTGCCGTAGCGCCCGGCCAGGCTGCCGCCCTTGCCGCTGCCCTTGAGCACGATGTTGATGACGCCGGCGATGGCGTCGGAGCCGTATTGCGCCGAGGCGCCGTCGCGCAGCACTTCGATGCGTTCGACCGCGGCGATCGGAATGGTGTTGAGATCGGCCGGCGACGAGCCGCGGCCCTGTGCGCCGTTGAGGTTGACCAGGGCGGTGGTGTGGTAGCGCTTGCCGTTGACCAGGACCAGCACCTGGTCCGGCGAGAGCCCGCGCAGCTGTGCCGGACGGACGGCATCGGAGCCGTCGGTGATGGCCGGGCGCGGGAAGTTCAGCGAGGGCACCGCGCGCGACAGCGCGGTGGCCAGTTCGGTGGTGCCGGTGGACTGCAGCGTTTCCGGCGAGATGATGTCGATCGGCGACGCCGATTCGGCCACGGTGCGGTCGGCCACGCGGGTGCCGGTGACGATGAGGGTATCCAGCGTTTGCGCATTGCCGGTGTTCTGCGCGTGGACGGAAACGGCGGACGTCGCCAGGCACAGGGCGACGGCGTGGGCGAGCGGGGTGAGCGTGCGCGTCATGAGGGAGGCGGCTCCTTGTAGTGGGGGGGAGGACGTCGCTGCATGCGCGCTCCCCTGTCCCCTGGCGGATGCGGCGACGCGCCCTAGGGATTACCGGCGGATGTCAGGAGTGTCAACGTTCCGTTAAGCGTGGCGTGGAGGTTGCAGTTGCAACGACCGCTGCAGGCATTGCGGCAGCGCGGATTCGGGGATTTGCCGGGTTCGTAGACAAAATGCGGGCGATGCGCGCCGGCGTGGCGCGCGCGCCCGTGCCTGCGCACGGCGGCGTGTGGGGGGCGCGCATGCTCATCCGTGCGATGGCGGCTGCGTGGCCGGTGCAGGCATGCACGCGTCCGTGCCGTGCGGTGCATGTTTTCAATGCGCGCCTGGCGCCCGAGGGCGCGACTCGGAACGCGGGTCGTAGGCCAGCGGGACGTACAGGTTTCAATCCACGCGCCCGTGAGGGCGCGACGGACGGCAAGGGCCGCCCGCTCGCGACCATCGAGTTTCAATCCACGCGCCAGTGTAGCCGCGGCTTCAGTCGCGACGCTTCAGCGGTAGCGCGTCGCGGCTGAAGCCGCTCCTGCGAAACGCCAGCGACCGCAAGGCGATACCGCACACTGCGCGCATCCCCAATCCCCAATCCCCAATCCCCAATCCCCAACAAAACAACGGCCCGGAAATCCGGGCCGTCGTCATGCCGCGCGTTGTCGGCCGGGGCACTGCCCGGCCGTGCGCTCACCAGCGGTAATTGATCCGCCCGTACACGTAGGCACCGTTGAAGCCGTACGGCGAGTAGTTGCTGTAGGGCAGCATGCCGTAGGTCGAGTTGATCAGGTTGGCGGTCTTGTCCGGGTACTGGTCGAACACATTGTCCGCGCCCAGCGTCAGCGTCCAGTTGGTGCTGGGCTTGAAGCTGGCCGAGGCATCGACCACCCAGTCCGCGCCGTAGGTCTGGTCGCGTGCGGCGGTGGCCGAGTTGCGCACGGTGAACTCGCCGTAGCGGGTCGCGGCCAGGCTCAGGTCCCACTTGGGCAGCTTCCAGGTGCCGCTGAGGATCAGCTTGTCCTTCGGGTAGCTGTCCTCCAGGCGGCCGATCTCGTCGCGTCCCAGCGTGGTCTGGGTCGAGCCGATGGCGGCCAGCGCCTGCGGCTGGGTCACCGCATGGGTGATGTCGGTCTTGCTGTAGCCGTAGCTGGCGGTGAGATCCAGCGTGCTGGCCGCGAACGGGATGCTGTAGGTGCCGACCACGTCGACGCCGCGGGTGCGGGTGTCGGCGGCGTTGCTGAAGTAGCGCACGCTGGTGACATTGCTGTAGCCGAGCTGGCGCAGCTTGCCCAGCACCGCCGCGTCGTTGAGGTTGGACGACAGCAGGATGCGGTCGTCGATCTTGATCTGGTACGCGTCCACGGTCAGATACAGGCGCTCGACCGGCTGCAGCACCAGGCCCAGGCTGTAGGACAGCGAGGTCTCGGCCTTCAGCGGTGCGGCGCCCAGCGCCTGGGCCACGGCGCTGTTCACCGGGAAGGTGCCGGATTCGAAGAAGCTGCCGTTGATGTAGCTGCTGGTGACCGCCTGGTACTGCTGCTGCGCCAGCGACGGCGCACGGAAGCCGCTGGCGACGGTACCGCGCAGCGCCACCTTGTCGGTGAAGGCGTACCGGGCCGACAGCTTGCCGGAGGTCTTGCTGCCGAAATCCGAATAGTCCTCGTAGCGGCCGGTGAGGCCGGCGGAGAACTTGTCGGTGAGGTCGGCTTCCAGGCCGGCGTAGACCGCGTAGTTGTGGCGTTCCGAATGCACCGCGTTGAGCGGGGCGAAGCCGGCGAAGCCCTGCGCGCCGCCGGTGGTGCCGGTGTACGAAGCCGGCTCGCCCGGCGACTGGTTCCACTTCTCCTGGCGGTACTCGGCGCCGAAGGACAGCGTCACCGGATACGCCAGGCCCCACTCCAGCGGCTGGGTGAAGTCGGCGTTGACCGCATTCTGGGTGTACTCCAGCGCGCCATCGTAGAAGCGCCGCGGGCTGTCGAGGCCGAGGCTGTAGTTGATGCTGTTGGCGGTGTGGAAGTCGACCTTGTTGTAGCCGTAGTTGTAGCTGATGTCCCAGGCGAAGCCGCCGGCGGTGCTGCCCTTCAGGCCGGCGACCAGCGAGCGGTCCTTGGAGTACTGCTCGATCTGCGGCACGTAGCCGTCGGGGTAGACCTGCGCCAGCAGCGCGGTCTGCCCACTGTGGTTGCGCGAGCGGTAGAACGCGAACGAGGTGATGTCGCGGTTGCTGGCGATCGCGGTGGCGTAACCGGTGAGGTTGTCGCTGAAGCGGAACTCGCCGTTGGCCGAGACCGCGGTGGCATCGACCTTGGGATCGCCATAGACGAAGGTGGTCTGGCCGATGCTCGGGTAGTTGCCGGTGTTCGGCGCGGTGCCCTGGTAGGGGCCGGCGCGGTTGGTGGCGTCCTGCTGGCTGATCTGCCCGGCCACGTGCAGGCTGCCGCGGCCGTCGCCGAAGCCGACCCCGGCGTCGCCGGAGAGCTGCGACTTGGCACCGTCGCCGGCCGAGTACTGGCCGTGGTCGACCGCCAGGCTGCCGCCTTCGCCGGCACCCTTGAGCACGATGTTGACCACGCCGGCGATGGCGTCGGAGCCGTACTGCGCCGAGGCGCCGTCGCGCAGCACTTCCACCCGCTCGATCGCCGCGATCGGGATCGCGTTCAGATCCACCGCCGAGGCGCCGCGGCCGATGGTGCCGTTGACGTTGACCAGCGCCGAGGTATGGCGGCGCTTGCCGTTGACCAGCACCAGGACCTGGTCGGGCGAGAGCCCGCGCAGCTGCGCCGGGCGGATGCCGCTGGTGCCGTCGGTCAGCGCCGGGCGCGGGAAGTTCAGCGAGGGCAGTGCCCGCGACAGCGCGGTGGCCAGCTCGGAGGTGCCGGTGGCCTGCAGCGCCTCGGGGGTGATGATGTCGATCGGCGACTGCGACTCGGCCACGGTGCGGTCGCTGACCCGGGTGCCGGTGACGATCACCGTGTCCAGCGTGCTGGGCGCGGTGGGGGCGTCAGTGGTCTGGGCGAAGGCGGAGGGGGCGGCAAGGACGGCGAGCACGGCGCTCGCCAGAAGCGACAACGGACGGTTCATGAAAACTCCAGCAGGTGCCGAAACGGCAGGCGGGGCGCGCCGCGGCCGGCATGGCAGGCCGCGTCCCCAGGGGCGTCTTATTATTTTTTAACATGCGTGCGGCGTCGCAGGATGCAAGCGCATGTTCTTATTCCTTTACGTTCTAAGCTGTCCGCTCGAGGGCGTGGCCGCGCCCCTGCGGCCACGCCCGGCCTGCTGGCCGCCTCAGAAGCGGTAGTTCACCCGCGCGTACCAGTAGCGCCCGTTGAAGCCGAACGGCGACAGCGGCGAGTACTGCAGGCCGTTGGGGCGATCGTCGTAGATGTTGTTGAGCGCGGTCCGGGTCGGATACTGGTTGGTGACGTTGTCGGCGCCGACGGTGAAGCTGAGGTCGTGCCAGGCATAGGTCGTGGACAGGTTCAACAGCCAGCGCGCGGCGAAGCGCTGGTCCTGGCTGCCGTCGGCCTCGTCGCCGCGGCGGGTGATGGCGCCGTAGCGGGTGGTGTCGCCGTGCAGGGTCCAGCCGGCCACGGTCCAGTCGCCGCTGAGCACGTACTTGGTGCGCGGCGAGGCATCGGTCAGCAGGCCCTGGCTGGCGCGGCGGAAGTTCGGGTCGGAGATCTCCAGGATCTCGGTCTTGTTGTAGTTGGCGCTGAGGCTGAGGTTGAGCGTGCCGGCGCGATCGAGGTCGAGCAGGTAGTTGTTCACCCAGTCCACGCCGCGGGTGCGGGTGGTAGCGCCGTTGACGAAGAACTGCACCGCGCTGACCTGGCCGATCGGCTCGGCCAGCGAGAGCTGGTCCGAGTACAGGATCTGGTCCCAGATGCGGATCTGGTACAGGTCCAGCGTGGCGTTGAAGCCGCCGCCGGACTGCCAGACCGCACCGACGCTGTAGTTGGTGGATTTTTCCGGCGCCAGCGGCTTGGCGCCGAGCGCGATCGCCACCGGGTCGGAGGTGCGGTAGGTGCCGATCTGGGTCAGCGTGCCGTTCTGCAGCAGGGTCACCACCGAGGCGTAGTTCTGCTGGGCCAGCGAAGGCGCGCGGAAGCCATTGGAGATCGTGCCGCGCAAGGCGAAGCCATCGTTGAGCTGGTAGCGCGCCGACACCTTGCCGGAACGCGTCGATCCGGCATCGCTGTAATCCTCGTAGCGCGCCGCCACGCCGCCGGAGAGGCGGTCGGTCAGGTCCGCTTCCAGGTCGGCGTACACGGCCTGGCTATGGCGCTTGAACTGCCCGGCCACCGCTGGCGACAGCCCGGGAAACACCTGCGAGCCGCCGGGGTAGGGGGCGCCGGTCTCGGGGTTGATGGCGTTGGGATCGAAATAGGTCGACGCCGGCGAGCCGGCCTCCACCGCGTACTTGTCCTGCCGGTACTCGGCGCCGAAGGCGAGATTGACCGGGTAGGCCAGGCCCCAGTCCAGGGACTTGCTGAAGTCGGCGTTGAGCGCGTTCTGCTGGTTGCGGAAGCCGCCGGCGTTGAAGCGCGTCGGCGAGGCGCCGGTGCTCCAGTACAGGTTGGTGTTGATGGTGTTGCGCAGGTCGAAGGTGACGTCGTTCTTGCCGTAGTCGGCGGAGACGTCCCAGGTCCAGCCGCTGTTGGTGCTGCCCTTGACGCCGAGCACCGCGGCGCGGTCGTTGGACGGGTTGTAGATCTGCGGCAGGAAGCCGTTGGGATAGACCGCCTGCACGTTGCGGTCGCTGTTGTCCCAGGCGCGGTAGTAGCCGTTGGACAGCACCTCGCGGCGACTGAAGTTGGCGTAGCCGTACAGGTCGACGTGCGGGGTCAGCGCGTAGCCGAAGTTGACCAGTCCCTGGTAGGTGGTGACGGCCGGATCGCCGTAGCGCTCGTAGGGAATGCCGCTGGGGTTGGCGGCGCCGGCGCCGGTGGTGGCCTTGTCGGTGTTCTCGGCGCGATTGGTGTTCATCGCGTTCTGGTAGTTCCACGACACCCGCACCCAGCCCGGCGCCTCGCCGCCGGGCGCGCCGCCGAAGGCCAGGCCGTAGGAGCCGTCGATGCCGTTCTGCGCCCCGTCGCCCTTGTCCATGATGCCGCCGTTGACCGCGACGCTGTTGCTGCCGGGTTTGGCGCCGTGCTTGAGGACGATGTTGATGACCCCGGCGATGGCGTC of Xanthomonas sacchari contains these proteins:
- a CDS encoding TonB-dependent receptor plug domain-containing protein; its protein translation is MTRTLTPLAHAVALCLATSAVSVHAQNTGNAQTLDTLIVTGTRVADRTVAESASPIDIISPETLQSTGTTELATALSRAVPSLNFPRPAITDGSDAVRPAQLRGLSPDQVLVLVNGKRYHTTALVNLNGAQGRGSSPADLNTIPIAAVERIEVLRDGASAQYGSDAIAGVINIVLKGSGKGGSLAGRYGKYSAGDGEQYQLSGDAGLTFAETGSVHFAAQAGHQDQTDRATPYQGQVQQRYGDPDVDQGAFSYNGQYSPADYITFYSYAMLSRREVLSNGYFRWSGDNRNRPEIYPNGFLPQIYNVSKDVSWVGGVKSSTAGGLAIDLSYNYGRNDLSFDVRHSLNNSLGLASPTEFYAGALQVTQNVLNADFSKSLEVGLAYPLTLAFGAEWRGEKFNESPGEPASYVNGGIPSANGTLLPGAQVFAGFKPSDSGHYDRNSYSAYLDLEGDITDKFSAGLAGRYENYSDFGDTATGKLSLRYAFSPKVALRATASTGFRAPSLQQQYFQSVATNFINVAQPDGSIAATPFEIGTFRTDNPAAIALGAEPLKAEKSKNYGLGLVLQPVDALYITLDAYRIDIDDRIVLSENLTSAAVRNYLQGNGYAGIGGGRYFTNAIDTKTQGVDAIGTYKLALPASSLDLTAGYNYNKTDIEKIAGNPAVLEAIDPTAVRIGRAEIGRITRGSPRDKFFLSSVWSPGAWAFTATATRWGEFTDFGTTPAADQTYAAKWTLDLSAAYTLGRWRVTVGGDNVLNEYPDRSRAGAGTRTYLPYSTSSPFGFNGAFAYANVNYSW
- a CDS encoding TonB-dependent receptor plug domain-containing protein — protein: MNRPLSLLASAVLAVLAAPSAFAQTTDAPTAPSTLDTVIVTGTRVSDRTVAESQSPIDIITPEALQATGTSELATALSRALPSLNFPRPALTDGTSGIRPAQLRGLSPDQVLVLVNGKRRHTSALVNVNGTIGRGASAVDLNAIPIAAIERVEVLRDGASAQYGSDAIAGVVNIVLKGAGEGGSLAVDHGQYSAGDGAKSQLSGDAGVGFGDGRGSLHVAGQISQQDATNRAGPYQGTAPNTGNYPSIGQTTFVYGDPKVDATAVSANGEFRFSDNLTGYATAIASNRDITSFAFYRSRNHSGQTALLAQVYPDGYVPQIEQYSKDRSLVAGLKGSTAGGFAWDISYNYGYNKVDFHTANSINYSLGLDSPRRFYDGALEYTQNAVNADFTQPLEWGLAYPVTLSFGAEYRQEKWNQSPGEPASYTGTTGGAQGFAGFAPLNAVHSERHNYAVYAGLEADLTDKFSAGLTGRYEDYSDFGSKTSGKLSARYAFTDKVALRGTVASGFRAPSLAQQQYQAVTSSYINGSFFESGTFPVNSAVAQALGAAPLKAETSLSYSLGLVLQPVERLYLTVDAYQIKIDDRILLSSNLNDAAVLGKLRQLGYSNVTSVRYFSNAADTRTRGVDVVGTYSIPFAASTLDLTASYGYSKTDITHAVTQPQALAAIGSTQTTLGRDEIGRLEDSYPKDKLILSGTWKLPKWDLSLAATRYGEFTVRNSATAARDQTYGADWVVDASASFKPSTNWTLTLGADNVFDQYPDKTANLINSTYGMLPYSNYSPYGFNGAYVYGRINYRW